From Glycine soja cultivar W05 chromosome 4, ASM419377v2, whole genome shotgun sequence, the proteins below share one genomic window:
- the LOC114408410 gene encoding proline-rich protein 4-like yields the protein MQIFIGRQGALVCFWLLSVFFVVTGFNNEEHRTVEVVGLGECADCRQNNIKNNHAFSGLRVTVDCKSRHGHFRTRGAGALDEYGNFKVSLPQDMVEDGELKEDCYAQLHSASAEPCPSHGNSKIVTRSVSEDTHTLAPAAGKLRFSSALCTSAFFWHFFKHHPEFPYPPKDDYSLPPPVPVYKEPLPPVPVYKKPPAPYKKPPISTPSPVVNKPCPPKEKTPSPTPIYKPLPPPTPIYKPLPPPTPIYEPTPTAPSPPYFKYFPPFHFKKPCPPLPKMEPPKFFYQHPWFGNWPPSHS from the exons ATGCAAATTTTCATCGGGCGCCAAGGAGCACTAGTGTGCTTCTGGTTGTTGTCTGTGTTTTTTGTGGTAACAGGATTCAACAATGAAGAGCACAGGACAGTGGAGGTAGTTGGCCTAGGAGAATGCGCAGACTGCAGGCAGAACAATATTAAGAATAACCACGCTTTCTCAG GGTTACGTGTGACGGTAGATTGCAAGTCACGACATGGACACTTCAGAACGAGAGGGGCAGGTGCGCTTGATGAATATGGAAACTTCAAAGTATCACTTCCACAGGACATGGTTGAAGATGGTGAGCTAAAAGAAGATTGCTATGCCCAGTTGCATAGTGCATCTGCTGAACCTTGCCCTTCCCACGGAAACTCCAAAATTGTGACCAGGTCAGTCTCTGAAGACACACACACCCTTGCACCTGCTGCTGGAAAACTCAGATTCTCATCAGCATTGTGCACTTCAGCCTTCTTTTGGCATTTCTTCAAACACCACCCAGAATTCCCTTACCCTCCTAAAGATGACTACTCTCTCCCTCCCCCTGTGCCAGTCTATAAGGAACCTCTTCCTCCAGTGCCAGTGTATAAGAAACCCCCAGCACCATATAAGAAACCTCCTATTAGTACTCCATCTCCAGTTGTGAATAAACCATGCCCCCCAAAGGAAAAAACACCTTCTCCCACTCCCATTTACAAGCCACTTCCACCTCCCACTCCCATTTACAAGCCACTTCCTCCTCCTACTCCCATTTATGAGCCTACTCCTACCGCGCCGTCGCCACcatattttaaatactttcCTCCTTTCCATTTCAAGAAGCCGTGTCCACCTCTTCCCAAGATGGAACCTCCAAAGTTCTTTTACCAACACCCATGGTTTGGAAACTGGCCTCCCTCTCATTCATAG